A part of Asterias rubens chromosome 14, eAstRub1.3, whole genome shotgun sequence genomic DNA contains:
- the LOC117299408 gene encoding uncharacterized protein LOC117299408: MSAFFLQFQPQQPVMSIPVHLSAMFDLEPMVDDRVFDSSSLFSSTASDVTDDHSTITVGGSISTPSSSYPDPDCSPPLSQMISGASPPLKRQKAVLFDTKKILSGSKAGRDLIANIERTGLLTKQDEHVMVKTLVGCLIPRQGKNPGAFEKNALAESVVTAFPCLRDPQGATGYEAFYTKGAKGFPATGYLEEHLRYVRKHMLQAVTQECTSTSVMANTKPKRPAGADETTLEHQSKIEWLKDNIEPADKVAELMAVTADYRREWIKNRERTVAEIFQEYPRLMNSNMIEQDYRLAYPSSADNLLERWSAMVEPIIEYGTQMCPLWREILEFPPNMVLKELTNDQKSILALLMLPVICEGIIKKGAPGKGTYRDVVKSFIDTQRDIINMPQYLKEIDTKLHPQPFVLSLGSADLESRNAFVIMEKQAIPQPSVMKAVDVCYKAHYVLDCKYQVQCKGVWTFFEKCVFSQQGVQSRETATLRGLRAFLAHKNVL; the protein is encoded by the exons atgtcTGCATTCTTCTTACAGTTCCAACCACAGCAACCAGTAATGTCCATACCAGTACACCTGTCAGCAATGTTTGACTTGGAACCTATGGTGGATGATCGAGTCTTTGACTCATCCTCCTTGTTCAGTTCAACAGCATCAGACGTCACGGATGATCATTCTACCATAACTGTTGGTGGGAGTATTTCAACTCCATCGTCTTcttatccagatccagattgCTCACCGCCACTGTCACAGATGATTTCAGGTGCATCTCCACCTCTGAAGCGACAAAAGGCTGTGCTCTTT GACACAAAGAAGATTCTCAGTGGGTCGAAAGCGGGAAGAGATTTAATTGCCAACATCGAGAGAACTGGTCTCCTCACCAAACAAGACGAGCATGTCATGGTGAAGACTTTGGTGGGATGTTTGATTCCCCGTCAgggcaaaaa CCCGGGTGCGTTTGAGAAAAATGCACTAGCTGAGAGTGTAGTTACTGCTTTTCCATGCTTGAGGGACCCACAGGGAGCCACAGGATAT GAAGCCTTTTACACCAAAGGTGCGAAAGGGTTTCCAGCAACTGGATATCTGGAGGAGCATCTCCGCTACGTGCGTAAGCACATGCTACAGGCAGTAACACAGGAATGTACATCAA CCTCAGTGATGGCGAACACTAAACCTAAACGACCAGCTGGGGCTGATGAGACAACACTCGAGCATCAGTCCAAGATTGAATGGCTTAAAGATAACATAGAACCTGCTGACAAGGTGGCGGAACTTATGGCAGTGACCGCTGACTACCGAAGAGAGTGGATCAAAAACAGGGAGCGAACTGTGGCTGAAATTTTTCAGGAATATCCTAGATTAATGAACAGCAACATG ATTGAACAGGACTATCGCTTAGCATATCCATCATCAGCAGACAATCTATTGGAGCGATGGAGTGCCATGGTTGAACCCATTATTGAGTATGGTACACAGATGTGCCCTTTGTGGAGGGAAATCTTGGAGTTTCCACCTAACATGGTCCTAAAGGAACTGACAAATG ACCAGAAGTCAATTTTGGCTTTGCTTATGTTGCCTGTGATTTGTGAGGGGATCATCAAGAAAGGAGCTCCTGGCAAAGGCACCTACAGAGATGTAGTGAAATCATTCATCGACACTCAACGG GATATCATAAATATGCCACAATACCTGAAGGAAATAGACACAAAGCTTCATCCCCAGCCCTTTGTGCTATCATTAGGCAGCGCTGATCTGGAGTCAAGAAATGCTTTTGTAATTATGGAGAAACAAGCTATTCCCCAACCATCAGTCATGAAAGCAGTAGATGTGTGCTACAAGGCACACTATGTGCTGGACTGCAAATACCAAGTTCAGTGCAAGGGGGTATGgactttttttgaaaagtgtgtGTTCAGCCAGCAAGGTGTGCAATCGAGAGAAACCGCCACACTGAGAGGTCTAAGGGCTTTTCTTGCACATAAAAACGTGCTGTAA